One Pseudorasbora parva isolate DD20220531a chromosome 8, ASM2467924v1, whole genome shotgun sequence DNA window includes the following coding sequences:
- the dhx40 gene encoding probable ATP-dependent RNA helicase DHX40 isoform X1 → MSKAEKSSEAEHHEPKKLPIYQQKDKLIQAVKENTFLIVTGETGSGKTTQLPQYLYKAGLCIKGRIGVTQPRRVAAITVAQRVSHEMGVRLGAEVGYQVRFDDCSTKDTVVKYLTDGCMLREILADPSLTQYSIVILDEAHERSLNTDVLLGLLKKTLSKGSHGRKTPLKVVVMSATLETEKLSSFYGNCPVFTIPGRTYPVKEKFCNLIGPKDKESSVYVKEVVKVALDVHTNEAAGDILVFLTGQSEIEKACDLLFEKAEILDYRYDVHDQTVEGLLILPLYGSMPTDQQRQIFQPPPKGVRKCVVATNIAATSLTIDGIRYIVDSGFVKQLNHNSRVGLDILEVVPISKSEAQQRAGRAGRTSAGKCFRIYSKDFWDKCMPEYTIPEIQRTSLTSVILTLKCLGVHDVIRFPYLDCPEERFILAALKQLYQYDAIDRRGDVTRLGRLMVEFPLPPNLTRALLKAAALGYEDIMLPVAAMLSVENIFIRPGKPDGQKEAEIRHNEIAASVGSSNDFLMLLCVFEKCRASDHPSAWCKEHWIHWRAVKSAFSVETQLKEILLRLKQQKDFPHEKFEGSRNEVLRQCLCLGYFTNVARRSVGKSFCTMDGHGSSIVIHPSSCLFGQELQLDWIIFHDVLVTSRVYVRTVCPIRYEWVKDLLPKLHEIDVYELSSVAREEVTDEEMDQWKKKEAAKRQAEATEDAAKKMEKRNDDSSITEARARYLERKQHRLQRKGT, encoded by the exons ATGTCAAAAGCAGAGAAGAGCAGTGAAGCGGAGCATCATGAACCAAAAAAGCTGCCTATTTATCAGCAAAAAGACAAACTTATTCAGGCTGTAAAGGAAAACACATTCCTGATCGTAACGGGTGAAACGGGCAGTGGAAAAACAACTCAACTTCCTCAGTATTTGTATAAAGCAG gtCTTTGCATTAAGGGCAGGATTGGTGTGACTCAGCCCAGGAGGGTTGCAGCCATCACTGTAGCTCAGAGGGTGTCCCATGAGATGGGGGTCAGACTGGGTGCTGAGGTGGGCTACCAAGTGCGCTTTGATGACTGCTCAACAAAG GACACTGTAGTTAAATACTTGACCGATGGTTGTATGCTGAGGGAGATTCTTGCAGACCCCAGTTTAACACAGTACAGCATTGTGATCCTGGATGAAGCCCACGAGAGGAGTCTGAATACA GATGTTTTGCTTGGGTTACTCAAGAAGACTCTGTCAAAAGGGTCCCATGGCCGTAAAACACCGCTCAAAGTGGTTGTGATGTCAGCAACATTAGAAACGGAAAAGCTTAGCTCATTTTATGGAAACTGTCCAGTATTTACGATTCCTGGGCGTACGTATCCGGTGAAGGAGAAATTCTGCAATTTGATTGGTCCCAAAGACAAAGAAAGTTCTGTCTATGTCAAAGAG GTGGTAAAGGTGGCTTTAGATGTGCACACAAACGAAGCAGCTGGGGATATTTTGGTCTTCCTGACTG GACAGTCTGAAATCGAGAAAGCCTGTGATTTGCTTTTTGAGAAGGCCGAGATCTTAGACTACCGTTATGACGTCCACGACCAAACTGTTGAAGGCCTTCTCATCCTTCCTTTGTATGGATCCATGCCAACAG ATCAGCAAAGGCAAATATTTCAGCCTCCGCCAAAAGGTGTGAGGAAGTGTGTGGTAGCAACGAATATTGCTGCAACTTCACTCACAATTGATGGAATCAG ATATATCGTTGACAGTGGATTTGTGAAACAACTTAACCACAACTCAAGGGTTGGATTGGATATTCTAGAAGTGGTACCAATTTCAAA AAGCGAGGCTCAGCAGAGAGCGGGCAGGGCTGGACGAACATCTGCAGGAAAATGCTTCAGGATTTACAGTAAAGACTTCTGGGACAAATGCATGCCAGAGTACACCATTCCAGAGATTCAACGGACCAGTCTTACGTCTGTCATTCTCACACTGAAATGTCTCGGTGTCCATGATGTGATTAG ATTTCCTTACCTTGACTGTCCAGAGGAACGGTTTATCCTGGCCGCTCTGAAGCAGCTGTATCAGTATGATGCCATTGACAG GAGAGGTGATGTGACCAGACTGGGGAGGTTGATGGTGGAGTTCCCTCTTCCTCCTAATCTTACTCGTGCTCTACTCAAAGCTGCCGCTCTCGGGTATGAAGACATAATGCTGCCTGTGGCTGCCATGCTGTCAGTAGAAAATATCTTCATTCGACCAG GTAAACCAGACGGACAAAAGGAAGCAGAGATCCGACATAACGAGATAGCAGCTTCTGTTGGGAGCTCCAATGATTTCCTCATGCTGCTCTGTGTCTTTGAGAAGTGCAGAGCAAG TGACCATCCATCTGCCTGGTGCAAAGAGCACTGGATCCATTGGCGAGCAGTGAAGTCAGCCTTCAGCGTGGAGACACAGCTGAAGGAGATTCTTCTACGCCTGAAGCAG CAGAAAGACTTTCCACATGAGAAGTTTGAGGGAAGTAGGAATGAAGTACTGCGCCAGTGCCTTTGCCTGGGTTATTTCACCAATGTAGCCAGGCG ATCTGTTGGAAAATCATTCTGCACCATGGACGGACATGGGTCCAGCATTGTTATTCACCCTTCATCATGT CTCTTTGGTCAAGAATTGCAGCTGGATTGGATCATCTTCCATGACGTGTTGGTCACCTCACGGGTGTACGTGAGAACGGTTTGCCCCATCCGTTATGAGTGGGTGAAGGACCTTTTGCCGAAGCTGCATGAAATCGACGTCTACGAGCTGAGTAGTGTTGCAAGGGAAGAAGTAACGGATGAAGAGATGGACCAATGGAAAAAGAAAGAGGCAGCAAAAAGACAAGCAG aAGCCACAGAGGATGCGGCAAAAAAGATGGAAAAGAGAAATGATGACAGCTCAATCACAGAGGCTCGTGCTCGCTATTTGGAGCGAAAACAGCATCGGTTACAAAGAAAGGGCACATGA
- the dhx40 gene encoding probable ATP-dependent RNA helicase DHX40 isoform X2, with protein sequence MSKAEKSSEAEHHEPKKLPIYQQKDKLIQAVKENTFLIVTGETGSGKTTQLPQYLYKAGLCIKGRIGVTQPRRVAAITVAQRVSHEMGVRLGAEVGYQVRFDDCSTKDTVVKYLTDGCMLREILADPSLTQYSIVILDEAHERSLNTDVLLGLLKKTLSKGSHGRKTPLKVVVMSATLETEKLSSFYGNCPVFTIPGRTYPVKEKFCNLIGPKDKESSVYVKEVVKVALDVHTNEAAGDILVFLTGQSEIEKACDLLFEKAEILDYRYDVHDQTVEGLLILPLYGSMPTDQQRQIFQPPPKGVRKCVVATNIAATSLTIDGIRYIVDSGFVKQLNHNSRVGLDILEVVPISKSEAQQRAGRAGRTSAGKCFRIYSKDFWDKCMPEYTIPEIQRTSLTSVILTLKCLGVHDVIRFPYLDCPEERFILAALKQLYQYDAIDRRGDVTRLGRLMVEFPLPPNLTRALLKAAALGYEDIMLPVAAMLSVENIFIRPGKPDGQKEAEIRHNEIAASVGSSNDFLMLLCVFEKCRASDHPSAWCKEHWIHWRAVKSAFSVETQLKEILLRLKQKDFPHEKFEGSRNEVLRQCLCLGYFTNVARRSVGKSFCTMDGHGSSIVIHPSSCLFGQELQLDWIIFHDVLVTSRVYVRTVCPIRYEWVKDLLPKLHEIDVYELSSVAREEVTDEEMDQWKKKEAAKRQAEATEDAAKKMEKRNDDSSITEARARYLERKQHRLQRKGT encoded by the exons ATGTCAAAAGCAGAGAAGAGCAGTGAAGCGGAGCATCATGAACCAAAAAAGCTGCCTATTTATCAGCAAAAAGACAAACTTATTCAGGCTGTAAAGGAAAACACATTCCTGATCGTAACGGGTGAAACGGGCAGTGGAAAAACAACTCAACTTCCTCAGTATTTGTATAAAGCAG gtCTTTGCATTAAGGGCAGGATTGGTGTGACTCAGCCCAGGAGGGTTGCAGCCATCACTGTAGCTCAGAGGGTGTCCCATGAGATGGGGGTCAGACTGGGTGCTGAGGTGGGCTACCAAGTGCGCTTTGATGACTGCTCAACAAAG GACACTGTAGTTAAATACTTGACCGATGGTTGTATGCTGAGGGAGATTCTTGCAGACCCCAGTTTAACACAGTACAGCATTGTGATCCTGGATGAAGCCCACGAGAGGAGTCTGAATACA GATGTTTTGCTTGGGTTACTCAAGAAGACTCTGTCAAAAGGGTCCCATGGCCGTAAAACACCGCTCAAAGTGGTTGTGATGTCAGCAACATTAGAAACGGAAAAGCTTAGCTCATTTTATGGAAACTGTCCAGTATTTACGATTCCTGGGCGTACGTATCCGGTGAAGGAGAAATTCTGCAATTTGATTGGTCCCAAAGACAAAGAAAGTTCTGTCTATGTCAAAGAG GTGGTAAAGGTGGCTTTAGATGTGCACACAAACGAAGCAGCTGGGGATATTTTGGTCTTCCTGACTG GACAGTCTGAAATCGAGAAAGCCTGTGATTTGCTTTTTGAGAAGGCCGAGATCTTAGACTACCGTTATGACGTCCACGACCAAACTGTTGAAGGCCTTCTCATCCTTCCTTTGTATGGATCCATGCCAACAG ATCAGCAAAGGCAAATATTTCAGCCTCCGCCAAAAGGTGTGAGGAAGTGTGTGGTAGCAACGAATATTGCTGCAACTTCACTCACAATTGATGGAATCAG ATATATCGTTGACAGTGGATTTGTGAAACAACTTAACCACAACTCAAGGGTTGGATTGGATATTCTAGAAGTGGTACCAATTTCAAA AAGCGAGGCTCAGCAGAGAGCGGGCAGGGCTGGACGAACATCTGCAGGAAAATGCTTCAGGATTTACAGTAAAGACTTCTGGGACAAATGCATGCCAGAGTACACCATTCCAGAGATTCAACGGACCAGTCTTACGTCTGTCATTCTCACACTGAAATGTCTCGGTGTCCATGATGTGATTAG ATTTCCTTACCTTGACTGTCCAGAGGAACGGTTTATCCTGGCCGCTCTGAAGCAGCTGTATCAGTATGATGCCATTGACAG GAGAGGTGATGTGACCAGACTGGGGAGGTTGATGGTGGAGTTCCCTCTTCCTCCTAATCTTACTCGTGCTCTACTCAAAGCTGCCGCTCTCGGGTATGAAGACATAATGCTGCCTGTGGCTGCCATGCTGTCAGTAGAAAATATCTTCATTCGACCAG GTAAACCAGACGGACAAAAGGAAGCAGAGATCCGACATAACGAGATAGCAGCTTCTGTTGGGAGCTCCAATGATTTCCTCATGCTGCTCTGTGTCTTTGAGAAGTGCAGAGCAAG TGACCATCCATCTGCCTGGTGCAAAGAGCACTGGATCCATTGGCGAGCAGTGAAGTCAGCCTTCAGCGTGGAGACACAGCTGAAGGAGATTCTTCTACGCCTGAAGCAG AAAGACTTTCCACATGAGAAGTTTGAGGGAAGTAGGAATGAAGTACTGCGCCAGTGCCTTTGCCTGGGTTATTTCACCAATGTAGCCAGGCG ATCTGTTGGAAAATCATTCTGCACCATGGACGGACATGGGTCCAGCATTGTTATTCACCCTTCATCATGT CTCTTTGGTCAAGAATTGCAGCTGGATTGGATCATCTTCCATGACGTGTTGGTCACCTCACGGGTGTACGTGAGAACGGTTTGCCCCATCCGTTATGAGTGGGTGAAGGACCTTTTGCCGAAGCTGCATGAAATCGACGTCTACGAGCTGAGTAGTGTTGCAAGGGAAGAAGTAACGGATGAAGAGATGGACCAATGGAAAAAGAAAGAGGCAGCAAAAAGACAAGCAG aAGCCACAGAGGATGCGGCAAAAAAGATGGAAAAGAGAAATGATGACAGCTCAATCACAGAGGCTCGTGCTCGCTATTTGGAGCGAAAACAGCATCGGTTACAAAGAAAGGGCACATGA
- the LOC137085284 gene encoding uncharacterized protein yields the protein MYITHLWIFFGALVSSHALDRWNRRCTEVAISASLKSEVFLSCHFNISFGRETVTWSHFSNGAFSSLLRIMHNGSIYFDSPQRQVSVFPLLFNDGNFSILIHDLEPSDIGPYFCELSSECRRLEIRESERPVEKSLDELNPWFYFAAGAGLLILLFITFSLFSKFCGKHTNRSSKSNHVNEVQSEGNNPPVETQNTESSEPRNRNNRGLRRGFTTVYENDVPAPAQRSAVQQGQHPQKAFRPIPEPTASRPSDVKPYYVNQAELSIQGNPGKKRNKQKHFNFKNPIYGDCSE from the exons ATGTACATTACACATCTTTGGATATTTTTTGGTGCTTTGGTGTCTTCACATG CTTTGGACCGCTGGAACAGAAGATGTACAGAGGTCGCCATCAGCGCCTCTCTGAAATCTGAAGTCTTTCTCTCGTGCCACTTTAATATAAGCTTTGGCAGGGAAACAGTGACATGGAGCCACTTTTCCAATGGAGCCTTTTCTAGTCTTCTAAGGATCATGCACAATGGCAGTATCTACTTTGATAGTCCTCAAAGACAAGTGAGTGTTTTCCCTCTTCTGTTTAATGACGGAAACTTCTCCATCCTCATCCATGATCTGGAGCCTTCAGACATCGGCCCGTACTTTTGTGAGCTAAGCAGTGAATGCCGGAGACTGGAAATCAGAGAATCAGAGCGTCCAGTTGAGA AGAGTCTCGATGAGCTAAATCCCTGGTTCTACTTTGCTGCTGGAGCTGGACTGCTTATTCTCCTTTTTATTACATTCAGCTTGTTTTCAAAATTTTGTG GAAAACATACAAATAGATCGTCCAAATCTAATCATGTTAACGAAGTGCAGAGTGAAG GTAATAACCCCCCAGTGGAAACACAGAATACAGAGAGCAGTGAACCGAGAAACAGAAACAACAGGG GTCTGAGAAGGGGTTTTACAACTGTTTATG AAAATGATGTACCTGCTCCAGCTCAAAGATCCGCTGTGCAGCAGGGGCAACATCCTCAGAAAG CTTTTAGACCCATTCCTGAGCCAACTGCAAGTCGTCCTTCAGATGTAAAACCATACTATG TCAACCAGGCAGAGCTCTCCATCCAAGGCAATCCTGGGAAAAAACGGAACAAACAAAAAC attttaattttaaaaatccaATATATGGAGACTGCAGTGAATAG